GAAATCGATAACGGCAAAGTCGTCTTTTGCGATTTCCGTTCCTTCCGGAGCTACGACGAGCTTGGAGTGCTGCTTCTGCAGGTTAGCCAATTCTTTCGCTACGTCTTCGTCGCTTACGGCAACGACGTCTTTAGCGACTTTGATGCCCTTGTATTCGCCGAGCTTGACTTCCGGCTTTTTCGTAATCGTAGCTTCGAATACGACGTCCTTGCCCTTTTCATCGCAGATGACGTTGATTTCAGGGTCCGTTACGGGAACGATGTCTTTTTCTTTCAATGCGTCGCTGTACGCTTTATTGGCAATGGCTTCGAAGATTTCCTGTTTCACAGCGTCTTTGCCCAAGAAGCTTTCCAGCACCATGCGCGGTGCTTTGCCTCTGCGGAAACCGGGGATATTTACGCGGTTTGCCAAGTTTTTGCAAGCTGCTGCAGCCGCTTTCGAAGCGTCTTTTGCAGGCACTTCAATGTGCAGGGTTACTTTGTGCTGGTCTACTTCGTTAACTGTTACGTTCATTCTAACTATGTCCTCCTCATGGGCCCAAAAGCCCTAATTTATCTCTAAATTACCATATTACGCTCTACATCATACCACAAGTTTACTTTTTTTACAATATAAAAGTAGGAGACAGGCTGGGCGGGCCTTTGACTTTCAAAGTTCTGCCTCCCTGCCGTCTCCTACTGTCCGCTATGCCGCTGTGCGTCTTACCGCAGTTCGCAGCCGAGCGTTTCTTTCAATTCTGCAATGATCGCGTCGATAGGACCCTGAATATCGCTGTCCGTCAATGTCCCCGTTTCCGAACGGAATACGAGGGAATATGCCAGGCTCTTGAATCCCTTCGGTACCTGTTTGCCCGTGTACATATCAAAGAGGTGCACCGCTTCGAGGTACGGGCCGCCGTCCTTCTGAATGACGCCGATGATGTCGGCGTTGGACGTGCCGATCGGAGCCAGGAAGGCCAAATCGCGGCTCGACGCCGGGAACTTGGCGACCTTGTGGTAATCCGGAATCAGGTTGATGAGCGGCAGGATATCAGTCAAATTCATTTCAAAGACGTATACCGGTCCGGCTACGTCGTAGTTGTCGATGACCTTCGGATGAAGCTCGCCGAACTGGCAAAGCACCTTGCCGTCCTTGACGAATTTCGCCGCCTTGCCCGGATGGAGGGGCGCGAAATCAGATACTTCCAAGTCGGCCTGAATACCCAGGCTGGAAAGAATCGTTTCCACGATGCCCTTTATGTCGTAGAAATCGTACTGTTCCGCTTTGTTCGGCCATTCGCCGGTCTGACGCTTGCCGTACAGGAGGCCTGCAGCGTACATTTCCTGTACGGGCAGCTCCGTAATGGGCAGCGATTTCGGCTTATAGACCGGAGCGATTTCATAAATGCCGACCGATTCGTTCTTTACGGCCTGATTGCGTACGAGGACGTCCATGAGGGACGGCAGCAAGGTCGTGCGCATCCACGGGAATTCTTCCGTAATCGGGTTGAGAATCGGAACGGCTTTGTATACGTCGTCCCCTTCGGGGAAGAGCATTTTTTTCAGCGAGTCGGGATGAACGAAGCTGAAGGTAACCGTTTCGTTCAAGCCGCAGCCGTTGAGGACGGCCGAGACTTTTTCGCTTACCTGATGGTGATAGCCTTCTTCCCCTTTGCTGATGTTGGACCAGGGGCGCGTCGAAGGAATGTTTTCATAACCGAAAATACGGGCGACTTCTTCGGCGATGTCCGGCATTTCCGTGCAGTCGCGGCGATAAGACGGAACGACAGCCGTCAGCGTTTCGCCGTCTTTTTCGATAACGAACTGGAGCGTTTCCAGGATATGAATCATCTGTTCCTCCGGAATCTCCGTGCCGAGGAAGGCGTTGACCTGGGCAGCCGTAAAGGAAATGCGGACTGTCTGCTGCGGCCGAGGATACACATCGACGACGCCCTGGGCTACGTCGCAGGCGCCCATCTGCTGCAGGAGCTGGGCACAGCGGTCGAGGGATGCAATGCAGCCTTCGGCGTCGAGGCCCCGTTCAAAACGGGCCGACGCTTCAGAGCGCAGGCCGAGGGACCGGCCGGTGTGACGGATACTCGACCCTTTGAAGGAAGCGCATTCGAGGATAACCGTCTTCGTATCGGCTGTGACTTCCGAGTCATAGCCGCCCATGATGCCGGCGATGCAGCACGGCTTCGCCGGGTCGGCAATGACCAGCATGTTGCCGCTGAGCTTGCGGTCGACGCCGTCAAGGGTCTTCATATCTTCGCCTTCCTTGGCCCGCCGTGCGATGAGGTGATGGTCGACAACGTGGTCGTAGTCATATGCATGCAGGGGTATGCCCAGCTCGATCATGACGTAGTTCGTCACATCGACGACGTTGTTGATCGGACGAACGCCGGACTTGCGCAGGCGCTGCTGCATCCATAAGGGCGATTTGCCGACCTTGACGTTGACCAGCAGACGAGCGGCATAGCGGCTGCACAGTTCTTCGTCTTCGATGGAAACCTTGACCTTTCCGCTGATGGATTCTTCGCATTCGTCGACGACGATATCCGGATATTTGGCTTCCTGATTGCTCAGTACGGCAAATTCACGGCTCAGGCCGACCATGGAGAAGCAATCGGCGCGGTTCGGCGTCAATTCGTATTCGTATACGACGTCCTGCAGGGCCAGATATTCTACAGCGTCGACGCCTACGGGCGTGTCGTCCGGCAAAATCCAAATGCCGTTCCGTTCTTCCGGCAGGAGCACGCTGTCGTCAAATCCCAGTTCGTGAGCCGAGCAGAGCATGCCGTTCGATTCTACGCCGCGCAGCTTGGAGCGCTTGATCTTGACGCCGCCGGGAAGATGAGCGCCGTGGACGGCGACGGGAACGATCTGCCCTTCCCGCACGTTGGGAGCGCCCGTGACGATCTGCAGCGTTTCACTGCCTACGTCGATTTGGCAGACGACTAATTTATCGGCGTCGGGGTGCTTATCAATTTTCAAAATCTTGCCGGTGACGACCTTTTTGATTTCCGTCCCCCAGTGTTCTACCTGTTCGACAGGAATCCCCGAAATGGTGAGCGTATCGGCAAAGGCCTGAGGGTCCTGCGTCATATCTACATGTACATAATCCTGCATCCATAACAAAGAGCTTTTCATCGTTTTCGTACCTCCTAGAACTGGTTCAAGAACCGCATGTCGTTTTCATAGAACAGGCGCAAGTCGTCGATTCCGTATTTCAGCATGGCAATGCGTTCGACGCCCATGCCGAAGGCGAAGGCGCTGACCTGATTGGGGTCATAGCCGTTCATGCGGAGCACTTCAAAGTTGGTCATGCCGCAGCCGAGGATTTCCAGCCAGCCCGTGTGCGAGCAGACGCGGCAGCCCTTGCCGCCGCACATGACGCAGGAAATGTCGACTTCGGCGCTCGGTTCCGTAAAGGGGAAATAGCTGGCGCGGAAGCGGACCTTTGTCTGCGGGCCAAAGATGTCGCGCAGGAAGTCTTCCAGCATGCCCTTCAAGTCGGAGAAACGGATGCCCTTGTCGACGATCATGCCTTCCATCTGATGGAATACAGGCGAATGGGTTGCGTCGTAGTCGCAGCGGTATACCTTGCCCGGCGCGATGATTTTAAACGGTTCGTTTGGTTTATGAGCCTGCAGCGTCCGCGCTTCCAGCGGCGACGTATGAGTCCGGAGCAGGATGTTCTGCGTTACGTACATAGAATCCTGCATATCCCGGGCCGGATGGTCTTCCGGCAGGTTCAGGCTTTGGAAATTGTAATAATCCGATTCGATGTCCGGGCCTTCTACGATGGAAAAGCCCATGTTCAGGAAGGACTGTTCCATGAGACGGCGCGTCAAATGAAGGGGATGCTCGTGACCCATGACAGGCTTTCTGCCCGGCAGGGTAATATCTATTTTTTCCGACTGGATTTTCATTTCCAGGGATTTTTCCTTGAGTTCTTCCATACGAGCCTTCAAATGGTCTTCAATGATGCCCCGGGCCGTATTGACAAGCTGGCCGACCTGAGGCCGTTCTTCCTTGGAAAGATTTTTTAAATCCTTCATAATAGACGTCAGCTCGCCTTTTTTGCCCAAGTATTTGACGCGTATGTTCTGCACGTCCTGCAGAGCTTCGCTCTTGGCTATTTGTTCGTCTACTGCCGCTTTGATAGCTTCAATCTTATCGCTGATCATCGTCATTGATATATTCCTCCTCTAATACAAATAAAAAAACTTCCGCCCCATGCAGGGGCGAAAGTTTTAATTCCGCGGTACCACCCTAATTGTGTCTCTCGCATTCTGTAACGGGAATACCCGTCCTGCCTACTCTGTTCAGCAGGAAGCTCGAAAGTGAACGTCCTGAATCCTCCGGGTGAAAGCTCTCAATCGACGGCTCTCACTTCCTGTAACCGGCTGCAAATCCAGTCTCTCTTTCTCATCGCCATAATACCCTATGCGGGGCTGTAACGTATATATTGTATCAATATAACGTCTTATTTGCAATAACCAAACGCTGAATTTGGTTCGTGCCTTCGTAAATCTGCATGATCTTAGCGTCGCGCATGTATTTTTCGACAGGATATTCCTTGATATATCCGTAGCCGCCCATAAC
This region of Megasphaera stantonii genomic DNA includes:
- the pheS gene encoding phenylalanine--tRNA ligase subunit alpha, whose protein sequence is MISDKIEAIKAAVDEQIAKSEALQDVQNIRVKYLGKKGELTSIMKDLKNLSKEERPQVGQLVNTARGIIEDHLKARMEELKEKSLEMKIQSEKIDITLPGRKPVMGHEHPLHLTRRLMEQSFLNMGFSIVEGPDIESDYYNFQSLNLPEDHPARDMQDSMYVTQNILLRTHTSPLEARTLQAHKPNEPFKIIAPGKVYRCDYDATHSPVFHQMEGMIVDKGIRFSDLKGMLEDFLRDIFGPQTKVRFRASYFPFTEPSAEVDISCVMCGGKGCRVCSHTGWLEILGCGMTNFEVLRMNGYDPNQVSAFAFGMGVERIAMLKYGIDDLRLFYENDMRFLNQF
- the pheT gene encoding phenylalanine--tRNA ligase subunit beta; translated protein: MKSSLLWMQDYVHVDMTQDPQAFADTLTISGIPVEQVEHWGTEIKKVVTGKILKIDKHPDADKLVVCQIDVGSETLQIVTGAPNVREGQIVPVAVHGAHLPGGVKIKRSKLRGVESNGMLCSAHELGFDDSVLLPEERNGIWILPDDTPVGVDAVEYLALQDVVYEYELTPNRADCFSMVGLSREFAVLSNQEAKYPDIVVDECEESISGKVKVSIEDEELCSRYAARLLVNVKVGKSPLWMQQRLRKSGVRPINNVVDVTNYVMIELGIPLHAYDYDHVVDHHLIARRAKEGEDMKTLDGVDRKLSGNMLVIADPAKPCCIAGIMGGYDSEVTADTKTVILECASFKGSSIRHTGRSLGLRSEASARFERGLDAEGCIASLDRCAQLLQQMGACDVAQGVVDVYPRPQQTVRISFTAAQVNAFLGTEIPEEQMIHILETLQFVIEKDGETLTAVVPSYRRDCTEMPDIAEEVARIFGYENIPSTRPWSNISKGEEGYHHQVSEKVSAVLNGCGLNETVTFSFVHPDSLKKMLFPEGDDVYKAVPILNPITEEFPWMRTTLLPSLMDVLVRNQAVKNESVGIYEIAPVYKPKSLPITELPVQEMYAAGLLYGKRQTGEWPNKAEQYDFYDIKGIVETILSSLGIQADLEVSDFAPLHPGKAAKFVKDGKVLCQFGELHPKVIDNYDVAGPVYVFEMNLTDILPLINLIPDYHKVAKFPASSRDLAFLAPIGTSNADIIGVIQKDGGPYLEAVHLFDMYTGKQVPKGFKSLAYSLVFRSETGTLTDSDIQGPIDAIIAELKETLGCELR